Below is a window of Candidatus Aminicenantes bacterium DNA.
GGGACCCGTCTTCCTCTATCGGCGTCCGACTGGGAGCCCGTCTTTGCCAAGGGGTTCGTGGCCCAGGAAATGAGCCTGGATCGATTCCTCGCCATCCCCGGCGACGTCCTGGAAGCTTATGCGACTTTCCGCCCGACCCCTCTCGTCTACGCATCGGGCCTGCGCCGGGCGTTGGATACTCCGGCCCATATCTTCTACAAGTCCGAGGCGGTCGGGCCGATGGGAAGCCACAAAAGCAACACGGCCCTGATGCAAGCCTGGCTGGCGGCCCGAGAGGGAATCGAGACGTTGGTCACCGAGACCGGGGCGGGCCAATGGGGGAGCGCCCTGGCCCACGCCGGGGCCCTGTTCGGCGTTAAGGTCCGAGTCTTCATGGTTCGGGTCAGCTACCGACAGAAGCCAGGTCGCCGGGTCTTGATGGAAATGTTCGGAGCGGACGTGGCCGAGAGCCCCAGCCCCCTGACCGAATTCGGCCGGGCGCTTTTTTTGAAGGACCCCGATAATCCCGGCAGTCTAGGTATCGCCATCTCCGAAGCCTTGGAAACGGCGTTCAAAGGGCGGAACAGCCGATATGCCTTGGGCTCGGTGTTGGACGCCGTCCTCCTGCACCAGACCGTCATCGGACTCGAGGCGGAAGCCCAAACGGCGGCCATCGGCGCCCGTCCCGACGTGATCATCGGATGTGCGGGCGGCGGGTCCAATTTCGGCGGCCTGGCCTTCCCGTTCGTCCGCCGCCGGATAACCGAAGGGGCCGATATCCGTTTCGTTGCGGCTGAACCGGAGGCCTGCCCGTCCTTGACTTGCGGGGAGCTGCGCTATGATCATGGCGACTCCGCGGGCCTGACGCCGCTTCTCCGGATGTATACCCTCGGCAAGGACTTCATGCCCGCCTCCATCCACGCCGGCGGCCTCCGTTACCACGGCATGGCCCCCTTGGTCAGCCATCTGGTCGAGCAGGGGATTGTCGAGCCCAAAGCTTACGGACAGGACAGGGTTTTCGATGCGGCGAATCTCTTCTTCCGCAGCGAGGG
It encodes the following:
- a CDS encoding TrpB-like pyridoxal phosphate-dependent enzyme, with the protein product MTAFERFAPRDSRFLPEAFYNLKADLPIAPQPALHPGTRLPLSASDWEPVFAKGFVAQEMSLDRFLAIPGDVLEAYATFRPTPLVYASGLRRALDTPAHIFYKSEAVGPMGSHKSNTALMQAWLAAREGIETLVTETGAGQWGSALAHAGALFGVKVRVFMVRVSYRQKPGRRVLMEMFGADVAESPSPLTEFGRALFLKDPDNPGSLGIAISEALETAFKGRNSRYALGSVLDAVLLHQTVIGLEAEAQTAAIGARPDVIIGCAGGGSNFGGLAFPFVRRRITEGADIRFVAAEPEACPSLTCGELRYDHGDSAGLTPLLRMYTLGKDFMPASIHAGGLRYHGMAPLVSHLVEQGIVEPKAYGQDRVFDAANLFFRSEGVLPAPESAHAVAAVIDEALEAKREGRERTILFNLSGHGFLDLNAYQACGNGRTDDSA